The Malus domestica chromosome 08, GDT2T_hap1 genomic interval TGGTATTATTAGAGTTGAGTGCAATTTTCAGACAGTTGTGTAGTAAGAAGGAGTCTGAGGAAGGATTCAAGGAACTAAGTTCAAGAATTGCCTTGACATTATGTCAACTTGAAAAAATATTTCCTCCTGCATTTTTTGATATAATGGTGCACCTTCCAGTTTACTTGGTAGATGAAGCAGCTCTTGCAGGGCCTGTTCCCTAtagatggatgtatccaattgaacggtaattaataaatttttataaattttttacaattgtagtcataactttaatttttaattataattgtttgtgttttgtttataaTTATAGGTATTTGCAAACGTTGAAGCGCTATGTTTGTAATAAGGGTTGTCCTAAAGGTTATATTGCTGAAGCATATTTGGTGGATGAGTGCTTGTCCTTTTATTCCATGTATCTTAGAGGTGTCGAGTCTCGTCGTACCCGTAGAGGCCGAAATGAAGATGGTATTGGACGCGGAGTGTCTGGTGGGTTATCAATTTTTGACTCCAAATGATGTTATATGGGTTCAGGAGAACATGTGGAGCTTGATCTAAATGTTCTTGATCAGTGTCATAGATACATTCTAAATAATTGTGATGAAGTGAACCCATTTAGAAGGTAAGAACGTTTAATCATACGTCTTAATGTTTTATTGATTTTCTtaactttgaaaaattaattatctaaatttgGACATAATTGTGTAGCCAACATGAGGAATTCTTGAAAACTAAACATCGTCGAGAAAGGTTAACTATGCGACAAAATAAGGAGCTAAGCAAGAAAGAATTTCCAGAATGGTTCAAGCAACATGTGAGTTGATATAACAatcacattatttatttattgttttgcattttaattATAACATGTTATAGTTATTCTGTCAATTTTTATCTTCATACTTATTACAGATGAATTCAAGCTATCATGCTAATGACACGTTGATATCTCAAGACTTGCATTGGCTAGCTAATTATCCTAGTAGGGTTGTGAGTAGATATAAAAGTCACATTGTTCATGGGTTTAGATTTCGTATAAAATATGTGGATGATAAGCATAAGAATCAAAATTATGGTGTCTTTGTACCTGCATAAGCATAAGAatcaaactaatttcaacgatccaaccgtcaaacatgtttgtatataattcgagatcgtatacgccaaaaattgcaaaaaaaaaaaacattccgAGATAAAGTAACGGGAAAAACTTATTCGacggttattaacgaaaaatcacgatttaacggttattttaactctgattttgatgattttttatatgtacactccttcaccctatatgaatacagtgaatgaatgcgatcttcaatttgaaatatttacactagtggatatcacaaaatcttatgttatacttaatgaaagtatgaataaactctttaagtgttagtgaatctatcgttttgatggaatatgTTAACtctgaaactaatttcaacgatccaaccgtcaaacatgtttgtatataattcaagatcgcatacgccaaaaattgcaaaaaaaaacattctgaGATAAAGTAACGGGAAAAACTTATTCGacggttattaacgaaaaatcacaatttaacggttattttaactccgattttgatgattttttatatgtaccATAACGTACCATAAGTTTTGTACGTACCAAAATAAGGATAATACAAAGTACTAATAACTTGGTACGtactaaataaaaaattgcataaCGTACCAAAATACTAATACATACCCAGATTAATACAAATTGGtacgttatatttaatatttgtGCATGTTATATTTCATAATTGTATGTTAATAtgatgtttatatgtttttataatttaatacaACAAATTATTTGCATAAGAAAAATTCATTTTAAACGAattatgataagataagataggaagTTTGTGGTGATTTTAGAATATTTATCATATTATTTTATGAACTAGTTGGTCAATTATTTAgaataaaaatcatatttttaattaaaaattaacagAAGAATGTTGGATCAAAAGTTTAAAAGTTATAGatgtttgattaaaaaaattcaaatttaaggcATCTATATCAAAATGATCCTAAAATTatatttctgttttttattaagtattatgtataagttaaattttatttattaaaatattatatgaaataaCATAACtgcttattttttaattttgggttaattttttttttctcctcgtttccatttttttttagttaaactcttttatttttatttttatgttgggcgggaattttccccttttttttgcACGGGGAAATGGATTGGAAGAATTAGGGTCATATTGGACGTGCGAATGAACCGAGGCATCGAAATAATAAATGGTTGTGTCCAAATAATAAGTAGTggcgtcggtttaaaccgacgcaACCACTTATTATTTCGACGCCTCATTTCATGCGTCGTTTTAAACCAACGCAACCACTTATTATTTCGACGCAACCATTTATTATTTCGATGCCTCGGTTCATTTGCACGTCCAATTCCAAGGCCACTATAATGACTGTCTGTCAGAAGaatgtcggttaaaaccgacacaaTTGTCTTCTATTTCGACGCTAGGCAAATCTGTCAGAATAACGTCGGTTTTAACTGACGCAATATGACCCTATTTCGATGCCAGTATCCTTGCAGTCAAAAGTGTGTCAGAGGTTGTGTCGGTTTTAAGCGACATAATGTTTGCATATTTCGACGCTAAGTTTTTTTGCATATTTAAGCTTCTACGACCTATTTCCATGTGTTTCCTTTTCATTCTCTCATTTTACTCTCTCATTTcactccctctccttctccatcttctttATTCCGCATTTCTTCCGTGATTCCTTTACTTTTGATATGGATAGTACTAGTGATCATCAACGTTATGAGGAACTTCATGTGGAAGAGGAGGAGGTCGAAGCTGGTTATTTTTCCATACTATTATtagtttcgttttttttttttggtgtgtttattcTACTATTATGCTTAAACTAAAAATTTACATTTGTTTCCTActtttttggtgtgttttaattgtGGTTTTTGTATGAACAAGGAACATCTCAACGGAGGCGAGGACCCTCAGTTCCCAAATGGACGAAACAGCTTTGTTCGTTTGATATGTCTAGAAAATGCATTAGTGATAATTCTAGTGCATTTTCAAAATATGTGGCATCGGAGGTTAGAGACCACATAAATCTCCCATTGGTGAAGCATTGGCGTAAGATTAAGGATGTAGATAAGGAAGCTTTTTGGAATAGAATTAAGGTatagatatttttatttttactagaaaataaaagaataattcAATGATTGTTATAATATTTGActtggttgattttttttgttttttttgtttttttatggaTGTAGGGAAATATTGTTTTTGAAGATGCAGTTATACCAAAAATGCCTTTGATCCGGTTTATGACGCTTAAGGTTGCTGAGCATGCACATAAAGAGTTTagaaataagttaaaaaaaagtattataCCGAGAGAGCAGCAGAGGAGCGTCACCAGCCTCCTCCTGATGTGAATCTTACCCAGTGGGGTAATTTGTTGGTATACTGGAGTGGAGATAAAACAAAGGTAATCGTTATGTAGTTTATTTTGTTATAACTATAAATTTGtctaataaattttttatttttattttcaggaGGTTGCTGAAAAAAACAAGATTAATCGGCAAAGGAAAACAATGAACCATACTACTGGTACAAAATCTTTTGCAAGAAAGCGGCAAGAATATGTATGGATTGTACAATTTGaagaaatgttattttaaatattctatagttgttataaattttaattttaatgaggTTTGCTTAAAATTGTTtgtgtgaaattttatttttggtaaagCGGAAGAAGCATGGGAAAGAAGCCGATCCTGTAACCTTTTTTTTGTGAATGTCATACACGAAAAAATGAAACTTGGATTGATGAAACATCGGAGCGTACAGGGGTAATTTATTTTACTGTGTTAGTATTtcattgttattaatttttattatctatagcttatttttctgttttacgattgaatttttatttttaaaaattgtaatgCAAGGCAACAATGGAGAGTAATCTGCAAACTTTGATTCAGTCGGGGCAAGAGGATAATGAAGATCTTAGGACCCGAGTGTATGTTGATACAATGGGTCCTGAGAGGTATAATAGAGTCAGAGGATATGGTCATGGGGTGACTCGTGATATGGTGTCCTATGcgtcttcttcatcttcaacaTCAATTTCCTCCAAGAGGTCATCCAACAGTGCAATGGCATTActgatgactcaaaataatgagttGAAATTGAGGgatgaaaataacaataaacgGATTTCGGACCTAGAGAACAAGCAAAGTCAGATGTTTGCGTGGCTTTTCCAAAGATTTCAgccacaaccacaaccacaactACCGTATAGCCCGGGAACCCAACAGTCAGGCCAGAGTCAGCCTCCTCATCCTCAACAGTCGGGTCAAAGTCAGCCACCCCTGCATATCCGTATGCTGGCCATAATCAACAACCTCCGTATCCTATGTATCCGATGCCTATGTAGCCCACGACATGCATGCAGCAGTCGCCTATGCCATACATGCAGCAGCCTCCCATGCCTTACATGCAGCAGCCTCCCTATCAAGTGCCAGTATATCGACCCGAGATGGTTGCTCCTTATCCTGAATTTCCAGCTGGGGGGGTTTGCTGAAATGCTTGCGGGTGTTGGATCTGATGTGGACTTGTCGAGGATGTTGGCATCAGATGTAGGACCTCAAAGACGAGAAGGATCTGTGCCACATTCAGGCGCAGATTCGGTTCAGTAGTTTATTTGGTTCGCTTTCTTGTCAGCTAAATATGACACTTTAATCGttctatcttttttatttttttatgttatgtttGTAATGTCGGATTTAATAGTTGTTATGACGGATGAGTTTTTGTATATTAAGTGGAACGTTAGATGTACAATATTTGTGTATTTTGGCActatttttcttgttaattattttcattaatgaTTATTTTGGCCTTGgaatttattattataattatataaagcagcctctccataaatgggggtaaggctagccgacattcacctcttccagaccctgcgtaaagcgggagccttgtgcactgggtatgacctttttttacaattaattgaagacgaatgcagtttgtcggttttttttattattattaacaaaGGTGGTGTCGATTAAGACCGTTATTagtttgcatattttatttatttaattgttatttgACGTCGGTTTATGGGATATTAAAttgatttaattttatttcgGTGTCGTTTAAAAGTGACAGTAGGATGGATATTTTACAATTAAATTGCTAATGAACGTCGCCTTAAAGCGACGTAACGTGTACGTATACGTATACGTCGCTTTAAACCGACGTGAATTTTAGTGTCGCTTTAAAGCGACGCTGTTTAGTGGCGGTTTAAGCCAAGAAACCGACGCTAAAGCCCTTTCGTGATGCTAGCAATAGTGTTGCTTTGATAATGCGACATTACATTGTTTTATGTCGGAATTTTGCCAAATTTCCGACAGAAATCGGATTTCTCGTTGGTTTTTGCTCCGACGGTGATAGCATATATTGTAGTAGTGTGTATTCACATTCTCTATTTACTTTGGACTTTTAACTGAACTCTTTGATGGTATAAATTCACCATATCTTCACTTCACCAATTCACCATGTCATCTAGTCCCTCAATGAAGTAAGTTATAGTGGTTGCTAGGtaacaagcaaaacaaaaggaaCTTCAATGCCCTTTTtacgttgaagcttcaacgttTATTTTTGTTCAAAGATTCAATGTCTTTTTTAGCCAGCAATctaattttcatttatttataattattttataattttatcgGATTTTTAGGATGCAAAACCAGCATGTAAGACTCGTATGGTTTCtgtttaaaatataaaacagaacTCCTCTAAACATGGTTAAAGTTTTGCAGTGGAAAACAACACTATAAATAATTCCAGACATGAAGGTATCGTATATTCTAAAAATGCACTAGGTCAGGCAAATAATTTTAGCCGTATGTTGAATATCATTTGAGAAGGTTGTTTattcttaaatgaaatacaaacTTCATTGTCCGACTGAATTCGGTTGACAAACTAAATGCTGAAGATCTTATTTAGAAATCCTATTCAATCATATACCATACTTACTCTTTTCCTGACCAattataggtgatacctatatCCGTGAAGGCTACAGTTAAGAGCAAGAATTACGAAGGTTGACTCCTTGTATGCAGGACCCGAAGGTCTTCCCTTTATAACCATCTCCAATGCAACCATGGCTAAAAATAGGACAAAGCGTGAATTGATTTCTCATGAACCAAGCAGGAGAGCAACCTTCAAAAAGAGGAAGGCAAGTTTCTTCAGGAAGCTGAGCGAGATCACTAACTTTATGCGGGGTCATTGCATGCACTGTTATTTACAATCCTTCTGATACCAAGGTGGACGTGTGGCCTTCTCCACAGGAAGCATTTTATTTACTCGAAAAATTCAAGAATTTACCTGAAGAAAGGCAAGGTAAGTTCATGGTGGATCAAGAATCCTTTCTCAAGAGCAATATATCCAAGCTGAACAGAAAATTGGAAAGAGCAAGATTTAAGAATCAAGAACTTGAGGAGAAGCTACTTTTGATTGAATACCTTGAAGGTAAGAATGTTCTTGATCCTGGTTGTCTTGAAAGTTTGATCGGACTTGATCAGCAATTGGATAAAAGAATTGATTTCATTACTAAGAATTGAACGTTCGAATCCTTTCGTTTGCAACCTCTTGTGTGGAATGTGGGCTCTCTAGTGGGTAATGGTGAGAGGCTGATGAAGAAGGGAGAGTGGTAGGATATGGAAAATTGTAACTAAGCAACGAGACGCTTTCAACCTGAATTTTCTTTAGAACCTTCGTCAATAATGTCAATTCCGCATAAAGTTTGGAAGAAAAACCAAAGGAGAATAAGAAATGTAGGGTTGCTTGACGAGTTAACTATTTGgtatttagtttttagttttcactttttggTTAGATATGAAAAGCAAATACGAGGGAGAAATGAGAGATGAACAAAGGAATATATGATGAGGTGTGGGAAGGTTGCGGAAACCTTGGGATTGAAATTTTGATCAAGTATTTTGGTTTAGTAACCCTCAATTGTCTGTTGCTCAAATTTTGTAGGAACTAAGGATCATGATCCTTATTTTAATAAGAAAACTTCACTTGCTTTTCATTTGTTACCCACACGTCACAACCAAATTGCGATTGTGAATTGTGATGATGTCCAGGCTTAGTGAATTGCAAGTTCTTGTTGGTTGCGACATCTGCATTGGTATTATACACTCCGAAGCATTAATAGGCTAGTAAGTTTGACAGTGTTGAAGCAGATCAACTCATTGTTTAAGGTCATTGTTGAAGGACCATCTCTCCCGAAACCAACCAACGAATTAACCGACGACTTAGCAAGAAAGAAATGCATCTTATTGGATGGAATTAAGCTGATGGTCAACGTTACCACATGATTTTTGAGTTGAGAAGATGATGAGGCAGTCTGTCCTAGAATAATTACCTAACTTTCAGACTAAATCTCTCCACTAGAGATTTTTCCCATGTATCAGAACACGCTCGGTACACaatgtcattatataaatgaaGAGAGGatatattttttatcatttttttatttatattatatcaCGTGATGTTTCGGCTCAAGATTCAATTACATCTCTTTCAACAGACAACAAAATATTGCCTCACTGTCTCTTTCCTCCAAAATGTTTGAGCGCAAACACAAATTAAGCAACAacaaaagcaaacacaaattAATGAGCATGCAGGCATAATAGTCCAGGAATTAATGGGAGGCCCAGTCCTGCATTATTTCCACGCTTGAGCCTGGAGCTGAGCAAGCTCATTAGAATATAAATTGTCGTCTGGTAATGCTAGGAATGATGGTTCATTTCAAATTATCGTCTGGTAATATAAAGAATGACGGTTTTAGAATACAGACTGTCGTATGGTAATGTTAGGAATGACGGTTCAATTTCAAACTATCTTTTGGTAATATAAAGAATGACGGTTTCATATTACAAACAGTCGTCTGGTAATGCAGCATTTCAATTTCAAACTATCATGGTTTGGTAATAAAAAGAACGACGGTTTCATAATACAAACGGTCGTCTGGTAATGCTAGGGACGATGGTTCAATTTCAAACAATCGTCGTCTTGTAACATAAAGAACGGATGGTTTTAGAATACAAATTGTCGTCCGGTAATGCTAGGAACGAGAGTTCAATTTCAAACTATCGTCTGATAATATAAATAACGATGGTTTTAGAAGACAAACTCTCGTCTAGTAATGTTAGGAACGACAGTTCAATTTCAAACTATCGTCTGGTAATATAAAAAACGACGGTTTTAGAATACAGACGATCATCTGATAACACTAGGAACGACTaagagatatggtagaatcCCATAAGGATATTCCAGATATGAGAGGACTTACATgttcacattcctaatctaataggactgcaacactcccccttgagtgtgtaaatactcaaacacaTGGTGCATCAAATCTTCAGCGATgaagtacagttgatgaagtcgttgaCACAATGAGTAAATGTGAGTCTCAAAACAaaggaagaatgcataaaaggtaaaactcacaaaacatcGCTATGGTGAAacccaaggtctaaaatatcgatattatcccgatatttccatcgaaatttccgtgtttttggactaccgatattttcgatatcatcgatattttagaccttgataggaactctatgtggtactaagtcactcatgtatcttaccatgcaatgtataaagtgtaaaatattgtactaattcattatatataaatgattgtGGTGTGTtcaaacttctttcattaattattacatattttctacactcacactatttgccagctcgctctataatcaacttaaatcagttaaatccatcatgcaatgcatttccttccaattttttgtgataaactgatagataattgactaaataaacattctacaaagtttcaataaaaatttccaagtttttcttacaatttccgtggtttttatttaatttttatcaatatcgataatatcccgatatttccatcgaaatttccgtgtttttagactaccgatatttccgatatcagcgatattttagaccttggtaaaacccaaggtgggagaaaaactcaTGGACTGAGAAGAAAAGTgaaaagttgcattaagtcaaaactatacgtctttcggtggcaagtagaagagcttatacaattaaaacactaaAGAATGAGTAACTGACCTGATTCCAAAGGTGGCCATGGAAGTCGAACATGAAAAGAAGCAGGGCATGGCAATACCAAGATCTATAAACACCTAGCCAGATACAACTATTCTATGGGAAGCATTATGTTGTGTGTTCTAGGGCTTATAGGGACCGGTGTTTTTGTATATgctaaaagctagggtttccatccataaaggaaacctaaacttactttcttagcctccaagtcaagtatcataatcatattcaattaaggattccatcaatcctatttccaatataagacaccttatataggattgatatctttaagagatcaaatcacaatcaacatcattctccaatattacattcctattacatgtagtagaccatttaaaggttgatttatattggataaatccaaaatTCTCCCACTTGGTTTACAAAATGTAGTATTCACGTTTATActtgagattggagattaatgtCACTTTAGTGCCCATGTAACAATGATTACATCTCATCCTTAATGCAGTTTCTATCAAATGCATTTCTTAACATGGAACTAACAAGGTTGTAAGGTTGACACAACCCAAAACCTTCATAATCATACATGCTAAGATCATCattcacatgaaacacaaattatgatcaagagatgaaacttttaaaccaaaaaccaaaatgtCTTACTTTATATCATCTCAGGTCCAGCTTATGCTTCTTCAAAGCCTTAAATCTGCCGACATAGATGTCCTTCATCTAATGAAACCAACATAACCTGCAGATGTGAATACATCTCCAAAACAATCATGCATCACTTTCATTAGACAAATAACAAGACAAACAATGTTTGTAGCCAACATACACAACTAAAAATACCAAATAGGCACATGTCCAAGTAAAATAtctcaaaacttcataaaataaattaattcaacatGTGTGAGCAAGATAAATTAACATGTTTTTGACACTGATCTACGCACCATACTAGTTACTTTCATGGTGATTTCCAACACCTGCGGGTAGATGGAAATCCTCACAACTGAGACAATGCACAAACCATGCCATGCCATTTAATATGCAATTTGATAACAACTTAATATCCGATATATATTTCATCAGATAATTGACTAGCACACAAAAAAGTAACCTTATGAATCCAACtggagattaaaatgaatatagGTCATCTGCAAATGTAAGGCATTACTAACACAAAACTCAAGCTCCCACTGATCTGCAACATCGTTACTTAATTTTCAAATCAATACTTAAATCATACTTTTGAAAATATGCCTTTGGGAATAGCCTTACTCAGTCAATGAATGCATATTACCTCAATGAAAGGTACAACTAAGCACAAAAGTATTCACCACTCTTACAGAAAAACATGCATCCAACAACCACCATATATGTATTAATAATTCCACATTTATGCTAAGTCCTTATGTgcaataccctgaaaatttatattatttttcgagaaatttatattaatttatttgaatttagttttaaattaaactagttacgaagtttgaagtttggaactTAATTATCTAAAATCTgtagacctttcgaggtcacaatttatatttttgaatagagctcAATCTCATGAACGTGTAGGCacaaaccgttcgtgaaacagAGTTATaatgaagaagttattaacgtttaaagttagggatatttttgtaattttgaccCTCATttagaaggctccagattttctggagcaatgAATGTGTCACGTGTGTGGCTGTGATGGAAaggaaaggagagaaaatgAGGGGGGTGGATGAATTAGGGTGAGAAAGGAAAGATAAGTGACCAATGGGGGAGAAAAGAAAGGAGGGGAAGGGAGAGAGGCGAGAGACATGGAATCACCCCAACCCATTACACCCTCTGACCTGACCTGGTTTCTTTGCCCTTCTCCAACAGTTTTTTGTCGATTTTTCTGGCGAATCACGTCAAATAACCATAGGGGATACACTCCATGACCTTCCCTCCACCTATTACACCCCAAGATTGTAGAAATTTAGCCTTGAAATTGTAAAAACCGCACTGGTGGGTGCACGGGTCCTTTGCCATCGATCGACCAATTCTGAAATGATTTCCTTCGATCACCACCACCTATAGCCTCCTCTTAAGCCCAAGAACAAAACCCAAACAACTGTAGGGGCGGCAGAGTTGTTTTGGAGTCTAATCAAAGCAGACCCAAATCTAGGGTTCCGGTGGTTCGTGGGAAAATTCAGGCGCTTCTCGGCCAAATttgtaacattccacatcgctcaggggagtgatccttaaatgtatattctcatccctacctagcacgagaccttttaggagctcactggctttgggttccgtaggaactccgaaattaagcgagaaggaggccagagcattcccaggatgggtgacccactgggaagttgctcgtgagttcccagaaacaaaaccgtgaagacgtggttggggcccaaagtggacaatatcttgctacggtggtggagcaggcccgggaagtggtccgccccaggccgggatgtgacaaaattggacttggccacatgtatgaAAATTTCTCCCCTCACTGAGATCTACTtgcttgtaaaatttggtaattttttagaaatagttgaattttccagcGAATCGAGGCAACCGACCTCCACCTGCAGCTGcacgtggccagtgggccgatGCTACCTTATCAtgcaaattttgatattttaaatcCGTAATTGGTACCTATTTAATGTGATTCGATTATAAAAGCTAATGTTGAATATTTTCGTTACTATAATATTTCGAAAATGGATAAAAGAATgaatgtgaactacgaaaggcttgatcccgttcaagggtatgtaggcagtctaacagggttagatgcagccttaaataaTTGAGACTAATCTGTGGTTGGGAATTTgaattaagaaaagaaatttggtgagtaattgtaaaataaaatcttatgtttttgtatttaaattttggttatAGAGTTTGTGAgtgattaataaatttaaataaagaaTTGTGATTAATGGTAGTTAAATAAACAAGAGTCTAAATTGACCTATCACGAAAATTATATTCCGAAACAAATGTTTAGGGGCGGGTCGTTACATTATGTGCCCCAAAACAAATGATCAACCGAGAAATCCAAATGATGGCAAGTAACAACAAAATGTACGCATATACCAAGTATCAATTCGTGCAACTTAAACATATTATAGACATTCGAGTAACACAAATTCATGGAAGATTGATTAACACTTTAATAGATTCATGCAAGTCCACTTAATGCTCAAAATTTTAGCACAACTTGCactaattctcccacttgggcaaacacttGTTAACATATTCTTTCAAAGATGTACCTAAAGAAAATTGCCTTATATTTTAAACATAATAAATAGACATCACAACCAACATAAAGTTGTCAAACAGAATTTCAGCAATGAGTTACATTTACTTTAGaatttatcataattaatttacaagcttGATTGCTACTAAAGTGACGTCTCAAAAAGACCAACACAATATGCTAGTAAAACTGTCTATACAAGCTTGTAAACAGATTATTACGTTATTTCATCTTCTAAACAGATATCAtagttcaaaattgaaaatatttacaAGCATTATACTTAAACAATGCGTACCTTAGTAATCCTTAATTAACCTTCATGAGTTCAATACTTTGCATCAACAAGTCTCACGAAGAGACACAAAAATACGTCATGATGCGACCGATTTCCATGCCTTTAAACCAAAACCTTTTATGGGGCTCATAGTGGGAATATTTGTAACTTATGGCATGGAACTTTATCCcaataaacttcatgaaactaaattaatttacacTTGTAGGCAAGAAAATTATCTAGTTTATTGTACTAGATTTTATGTCGCAAGAGTCAGATGAAGATTTTCACAACTTCTgtgaaataaaacccataatatGCCATCTTT includes:
- the LOC103420012 gene encoding agamous-like MADS-box protein AGL80, translated to MAKNRTKRELISHEPSRRATFKKRKVDVWPSPQEAFYLLEKFKNLPEERQGKFMVDQESFLKSNISKLNRKLERARFKNQELEEKLLLIEYLEGKNVLDPGCLESLIGLDQQLDKRIDFITKN